A window of the Sphaerobacter thermophilus DSM 20745 genome harbors these coding sequences:
- a CDS encoding SWIM zinc finger family protein, with translation MNSSIIGKIEKARRYAEEPERAAIRSLHIVFRGDHDVYDVRLQDARWTCTCHSYEALGLGTCSHIMAVERLLGPMLPEDVPVSGQLAGAR, from the coding sequence GTGAACTCGAGCATCATCGGGAAGATCGAGAAGGCGCGCCGCTATGCGGAAGAGCCCGAGCGGGCTGCTATCCGATCGCTCCACATCGTGTTCCGTGGCGACCACGATGTGTACGACGTCCGGCTTCAGGACGCCCGGTGGACCTGCACGTGCCACTCCTATGAGGCACTCGGCCTCGGCACCTGCAGCCACATCATGGCGGTAGAGCGCCTGCTCGGCCCGATGCTCCCTGAGGACGTGCCCGTGAGCGGGCAGCTCGCTGGGGCACGCTAA
- a CDS encoding cyclic-di-AMP receptor, protein MKLVVAIVQDYDANQLLDAITRAGFRATRIGSTGGFLRVGNTTLLIGVEDYQVGRVLRLIEANCRERTEVVQPEIIGDIHEWYPPELVEVTVGGATVFVLDVERFERL, encoded by the coding sequence ATGAAACTGGTAGTCGCTATCGTCCAAGACTACGACGCGAATCAACTGCTGGATGCGATCACGCGGGCAGGTTTCCGTGCGACGCGCATCGGCAGTACGGGTGGCTTCCTCCGGGTGGGCAACACGACCCTCCTGATCGGCGTCGAAGACTACCAGGTCGGCCGTGTGCTGCGGCTCATCGAAGCGAACTGCCGCGAGCGGACCGAGGTGGTACAGCCCGAGATTATCGGGGATATCCACGAGTGGTACCCGCCGGAGCTGGTCGAAGTAACCGTCGGCGGTGCGACCGTCTTCGTCCTCGATGTCGAGCGATTCGAGCGCTTGTGA
- a CDS encoding creatininase family protein — protein sequence MNNVHHLHSLAALTWQEAADLLKQRPVGILPIGAIEAHGPDLPLGTDVIIATAIAERAAALLTEEGLPVLVLPPLPYGASFIATCFPGTSPAEPDAFRAYLTSVLLNLLPQGYRCICICNAHREPAHAEAVWASARAAAAATGVPAVFPDVRDSRWASVLGDEFRSRPRHAGRAETSIMLAAQPGAVLHDGMAHLPEVPIDLPARLRKGARTLSEAGGTLGYFGDPARANAAEGERLLASLAGIVRAAVLEALAGHREPVRGSRRSV from the coding sequence ATGAACAACGTCCACCATCTCCACAGCCTGGCAGCCCTCACCTGGCAGGAGGCGGCCGATCTCTTGAAGCAGCGCCCGGTTGGGATCCTGCCGATCGGGGCGATCGAGGCCCACGGGCCGGACCTACCCCTCGGCACGGACGTCATCATCGCCACGGCCATCGCCGAGCGGGCCGCCGCGTTGCTGACCGAGGAAGGGCTCCCTGTCCTGGTCCTCCCACCGCTACCGTACGGCGCCAGCTTTATCGCTACGTGTTTCCCTGGCACCTCCCCCGCCGAGCCCGACGCGTTCCGCGCCTACTTGACCTCCGTGCTACTCAACCTGTTGCCGCAGGGATACCGGTGCATCTGCATCTGCAACGCCCACCGGGAGCCGGCGCATGCCGAAGCGGTGTGGGCAAGCGCCCGCGCCGCGGCCGCCGCGACCGGGGTGCCGGCCGTCTTCCCCGATGTGCGCGACTCCCGCTGGGCAAGTGTCCTCGGCGATGAGTTCCGCAGTCGCCCGCGACACGCCGGTCGCGCCGAGACATCGATTATGCTGGCAGCACAGCCCGGTGCCGTCCTGCACGACGGTATGGCACACTTGCCTGAAGTGCCAATCGATCTTCCCGCCCGGCTCCGCAAGGGCGCCCGGACGCTCTCCGAAGCCGGCGGCACGCTCGGTTACTTCGGTGACCCGGCCCGCGCCAACGCGGCCGAGGGCGAGCGTCTGCTGGCCAGCCTGGCAGGCATCGTCCGCGCCGCGGTCCTTGAGGCGCTGGCAGGGCATCGGGAGCCCGTTCGAGGATCCAGGAGGAGCGTCTGA
- a CDS encoding MBL fold metallo-hydrolase, whose translation MEPRITWFAQSAVRIEVGDLTIYIDPYHLPDDVTPADVLLVSHHHGDHLSPDDLAKVRTEQTTVVASPAAASRLEQPVQVLAPGETTTVGSLRIRAVPAYNIDKFRSPGVPFHPREEQHTGFVLEIDDLSFYFAADTDVIPEMDEIGPVDYAFLPVSGTYVMTAEEAAEAARRVQPSIAIPIHYGAVVGSVEDARRFAELVPDQVRVWIMEPAGSAGGA comes from the coding sequence ATGGAGCCCCGGATCACCTGGTTTGCCCAGTCCGCAGTGCGCATCGAGGTGGGTGACCTCACCATCTACATCGACCCCTACCACCTGCCCGACGACGTGACACCGGCCGACGTCCTTCTCGTCAGCCACCACCACGGCGACCACCTCTCCCCGGACGACCTGGCAAAGGTCCGCACCGAGCAGACCACGGTCGTGGCCAGTCCGGCGGCTGCGAGCCGGCTTGAGCAGCCGGTTCAGGTTCTCGCGCCTGGCGAGACAACGACCGTCGGGTCGCTCCGGATTCGGGCGGTTCCGGCCTACAACATCGACAAGTTCAGATCGCCCGGCGTACCTTTCCACCCGCGCGAGGAGCAGCACACCGGCTTCGTGCTCGAGATCGACGACCTGAGCTTCTACTTCGCGGCTGACACCGACGTCATCCCGGAGATGGACGAGATCGGCCCGGTGGACTACGCGTTCCTGCCGGTGAGTGGCACGTACGTCATGACCGCCGAGGAAGCTGCCGAGGCTGCCCGGCGCGTGCAGCCGAGCATCGCCATTCCGATCCACTACGGCGCCGTTGTGGGGTCAGTCGAGGACGCCCGTCGCTTTGCCGAGCTCGTCCCGGACCAGGTGCGCGTCTGGATCATGGAACCGGCGGGGAGCGCGGGCGGCGCGTGA